GCGCCCAGGTCCTCGGCCGCGCCGACAACATCGGTTCGCTGGAGGTGGGCAAGCTCGCCGACCTGGTGATGTGGAACGTCAGCACGCTGGCGCACTCCTCCATCGCCGACCCGGTCACCGCGCTCGTCTTCGGCGCGGCCGCACCGGTCACCCTCTCGCTGGTCAACGGCAAGCAGATCGTCGAGAACAACCGACTGCTCTTCGCCGACGAGGACGCGATCGCCGTGTCCACGCGGGAAGAGGCCCAGCGCCTCGCGCGGCTCTCCGCGCAGGCCTGATCCCCCGGAGTCCGGTCGGGGGGGACGGCCCTCGACCGGCGGCCGCGGACCCGAGCGGGGTCCGCGGCAGCCGTTCCCGGGAAGCGCCCGAGGTCAACACCGAGGGCGCCCCCGGGGGCGGTGACTCGTGACACTCTCACGGCGCGCACCACCATCGGCACGCCACCGCGTCACGCCACGGCCCGCGGGCTCCCACGCACCGCGGCATTCCGTGGGAACGACTCGGGCGAATCGTTTCCGCACCCCGTGCGTCCCTCACACCCCCTCGGGACGGCACCTCCACAACTTCACAACGGCTCGACTAGCACCGCTTTCGCACCACCTCCCAGACACCCACGTCCCTGCCGACGTGTTACCCGACCGGAGGAAGCCGTGGCCGCAACGCCCAGGTTTCGCAAAGATGCAGTCGCAGTACCGGAGGAGACGCACCCGGTCGACGAGACCCTGCCTCCGCTGAAAATGTTCACGAGCGGTCTCCAACACGTGGCCGCCATGTACGCGGGTGTCGTCGCCCCGCCCATGATCGTCGGACCCGCCGTCGGTCTCTCCGCCACCGAGACGGCCTTCCTGATGGGCGCCTCGCTCTTCACCGCCGGCCTCGCCACCCTGCTCCAGACCCTCGGGTTCTGGAAGATCGGCGCCAAACTCCCCTTCGTCAACGGCGTCTCCTTCGCCGGTGTCACCCCGATGATCGCCATCGGCAAGGGGGAGGGGGTCGACGCCATCCCCGTCATCTTCGGTGCGATCATCGTCGCCGGACTCCTCGGCTTCCTGGCCGCCCCCTACTTCGGGAAGCTCGTCCGCTTCTTCCCACCCGTCGTCACCGGCACGGTCATCACCCTGATCGGCGTCTCACTGCTCCCGGTGGCGTTCAACTGGTCGCAGGGCGGCAACAGCACCGCCTCCGACTACGGATCGATGCAGAACATCGGCATGGCCGCCCTCACCCTGGCGATCGTGCTGGTCATGCGGAAGTTCCTGCGGGGCTTCCTCCAGCAGATATCCATCCTGCTCGGCCTGGTCGTGGGCACCCTCATCGCGATCCCGCTGCACATGACGAACTTCGACGCCATCCGCGACGCGGACATCGTCGGCTTCCCCACCCCGTTCCACTTCGGCGCCCCGCAGTTCCAGGTCGCGGCCATCATCTCCATGTGCATCGTGATGCTGGTCTGCATGACCGAGTCCACCGCCGACATCCTGGCCCTCGGCAAGATCGTGGGCCGTCCGGCGGACGCGAAGACCATCGAGGGCGGCCTGCGCGCCGACACCCTCGGCAGCGCCGTCAGCCCGCTGTTCAACGGCTTCATGTGCAGTGCCTTCGCCCAGAACATCGGACTCGTCGCGATGACCAAGGTGCGCAGCCGGTTCGTCGTCGCGGCCGGCGGCGGCATCCTGATCCTGCTCGGCCTGTGTCCGGTGGCGGCCTCCGTGATCGGCGTGGTGCCGCTGCCCGTGCTCGGCGGCGCCGGCATCGTCCTCTTCGGCTCGGTCGCCGCCAGCGGCATCCAGACCCTGGCGGGCGCCGCCATGGAGAAGGGCGAGAACGCCCTGATCGTGGCCGCCTCGGTCGGCATCGGCCTGATACCGATCGCCGCCCCCGGCTTCTACCACGCCTTCCCGAAGGACCTGTTGGTCGTCCTCGACTCCGGCATCAGCACCGGCTGCGTCGTGGCGATCCTGCTCAACCTGGCCTTCAACCACCTCGGCGCCAAGAAGAAGGACGAGGCCGCACAGGCCACGTCGGAACCGGCGTTCGTGCACTGAGGCCGGACCCCCGGCCGGCGCGCGGCGGTGAGTACGCCACCCACTGCGGGTGTGGCGTACGCACCGCCGCGCGCCCGTGCTCCCCCACGGGTCCGCGTCCGGCGGCGCGGCCCACTCCCCGGGACCGCCCCGGACCGACCGCCCGTACCCCCGCCGGCATCAGGCCGCGCGCGTCGGCTCCGTCCAGATGTCCGGGAGCACCGTGCGCACGCGTCGCCCCTCCTGGTCCAACTCCTGCGCCTCCGACTTGCGCACGTGGAGCGCCACCGCCGAGTCGGTGACCCGCATCGCCGGCAACCGGCGCGAGAGGTCCGAGGTGTAGTGGGCCAGCTCCGCGATCGTGCGCAGCCGCGCACTGATCATGAAGTTCCAGGGCCCGCTGACGGACATGCAGGTCCGGGTCTCGCGTAACCCGATCGCCGCCGCCGCGCAGTCGGCCACCTCGTGCTCGGGCACCTCCGCCCACAAGGTCGCCGACACCGGCCAGCCCGAGACCCCCGAGGCCATCGCGCAGCTGTAGCGCAGGCCCTGCCCCGCCTCCAGCCGGCCCAGCCGGCGACGCACCGTGGACTCGCTCATGCCGGTCTCCCGCGCCAGCGAGGCCACGCTGCGTCGCGCGTCCGAAGCCAGCGCCAGCACCAACGGCCGGTCCTCCTCGGTCATGCTCGACGGCGCCGGGCCGGCGAGGGCCGCCGACGACGTGGAGCGGCGGGTCCGCCCGGTCAGCTGATCGATCTGGAGGGGGGACAGTTGATCCAGGCGCCACCGGTCGGGGGCGCTGTGCACCGCCGTCACCATCGACGACCGGGTCGCGCCCACCCCGGGGATCCGCTGGACGCGGAACGACAGGTAGCGGTACAGCGTGTGCAGGTTCGGGACGGCCACGAACGCCAACAGGTCACGGGCGCCCGTGGTGTGCTGCACGCCGAGCGTGTGCGGGTCCCCGACCAGCGCCGCGCCGACCGCCGGGGCGGTGCCGGCGGCGCAGGTCACCTCCACCCAGGCCATGCAGGGCGACTGGTTGCCCGTACGCAGCCCCAGCCCCGATATCCAGGCCTCACCGGCCCCCGTCATGCGCTCCCAGCGGCGGGCCAGCGTGTCGGGGCGGGCGCCGAGCACCGGCCCCAACCGCTCCCAGCTCGCCCGGGGCGCGAGCTGGAGTGCGTGGACGAGCGCCCGGTCGGTGTCGTCCACGGCGGAAATGGCCGCGTGCATACCTTCCCCCTGGTGGTTCTCCCGGTCGCGGGTCGGAAGACCGGACTTTCCGCAGATCATCTCTCTTTGTGCACCGAACCGATGAATCCGACGGTGGTGCGCGAGTACAGGACGTCGCGGGAGGACGCGTGGGTGACCCCGAAGCGTGCGCGCGCCGCACCGTGCCCGCGGAGCTGTCCGATGTCGTCGGCCGGGACCGGGAGACGGCCGCCACCGCCGAACTGCTCGCCGCCGGACGGCTGGTGACCCTCACCGGACCCGCCGGCATCGGCAAGACCCGGCTCGCCGTGCGCACCGTACGCGCCCTGACCGCCGCCGACGGCGCCGACACCGTGTGGGTGGAGCTGTCCACGCTCCCCGAATCCCGTTGGGCGGTGATGGAACACGAACTGGTCCACGGGCTCGACGGCCGTGAGGTGCTTCTGGTGCTCGACGGCTGCGAACAACTGGGGGACAAGGCCGCACGGGTGGTCGCGGACCTGATGGCCTGGCTGCCCCGGGCCCGCATCCTGGCGACCTCCCAACGACGGCTCGACCTGCCGGGCGAAGCCGAGCTCGCCGTCCCGCCGCTGTCCCTGCCCGCCGAACCCCGGGACCCCGCCGCGCGGCAACCGGCCACCGCGATCGTCGGCTCCGCCGCGGTGCGGCTCTACGAGGAACGCGCACGCGGCGCCGACCCCTTCTTCGAGCTCACCGACGCCAACGCCGCCGCCGTCGCCGCCCTGTGCCGAGCCCTCGACGGCATCCCCGGAGCACTGGAACTCGCCGCCGGGCGCGCGCACCGGTACCCGCCCCTGGAAGCCCTGCGCCGCCTGACCGCCGACCCGCTGACCTTCCTCGCCGGCGGCGCCGGTCGCGCCACCCGCGTCGACGCCGAGCGCACCCACCGACTCGCCTCCCCGGCCGAACGCCTCCTGTGGGAACGGCTCTCCGTCTTCGCCGGCCCCTTCGACGCGGCCGCCGTCGCCGACGTGTGCGGGTTCGGGGAACTCACCCCGGACACGGCCGTGGAAGCCCTGGCCCGACTGGCCCCCGCCCTGCTCGCGGACGAGGAGCGCCCCGGCCGGCACCGACTGCCCCTGTCCGTACGCGCCCACGCGGCCATGCGTCTGGCCCGCCGGCCCGGAGACGACGGGACCACCGTCGCCCTGCGCCACCAGGAGCGGTGTCGCTCGCTCGCGGAACGCGCCGCGCGACTGTGGCGGGGTGGCGCGCAGAGCGAGGCGCGCGCCCTGGCCCTGGCCGAACTCCCCGAACTGCGCGCCGCGATGAACCCGCTCGCCGTCGGTTCGGGCGCCGCCCTGGAACTGGCCGTCACCCTGTGGTTCCTCTGGTCGGCCTGCGGGCTCCCGGCGGAGGGCCGGTGCCACCTGGAGCGCGCCCTCGCCCTGCACCCGCGGCCCCGGCCGGCCCGCGCCCTGTGGCTGACCGCCTGGCTGACGGCGATCCTCGACGGGACGGACGGTACGGACCCGCTGCTGGTGGAGGCGTGGAGTGCCGCCGTGCGCGAAGGAGACGACGCCTGCCTGGCGCGGCTCGCGCACGTTCGCGGCACGATCGCGCTCTGGGAACGCCGCCACGAGAGCGCTGTCGCCGAGTACCGGGAGGCGCTGGAACTGCTGCCCGCCGGGACCGGGTCCGGCCCCGGCCCCGGTCGGGAGGTGTTCCGGGCCGCCCTCGCACTGGCCCTCGCGCACGTGGACCCGCTCGCCGAACCGTCGACGGAGCCGCTCGTCGATCCGCTCGCCGATCCGCCCGGCGGGCGTCGCGACCCGTGGGCCCGTTCCTGGGCGAGCCACGCCTCGGCCGTGCGCCTGGCCCGCCAGGGGCGTACCGATGCGGCTCGTACCGAGGTGCTGCGCGCGCTGGAGACACAGTCGGCCCTGGGCGACCGGACCGGCCGCGCATTCTCGGCGGAGCTGTTGGCCGAGTTGGAGGCGGGCCAGGGCCGGTACGCGCGATCCGCCCGGCTCCTCGGTTCGGTCTCCGGGGCCCGCCCGGCGGCCGCCCGCCCGCCGCGCGCCCTGGACGTCCTGGGGGACCGGATGCCCGAGGAGGAACGCCGGGCGGCGTACGCGGAGGGCGCACGGATCGGACCGCGAGCGCTGCTGCCTGAATTCTGAGCCCCCGTTCCCGCTGCCGCGCTCCTTGCCGAACGCCATCGGTGAACGGACTCTGATGGTCGGTCACATGTTGCACGCGGACGTCCGTCGAGGCGTCCTGAGCAGACAGGTGGTACCGCCGATGGCAGATGTGCCGCAGTTGTGGATGCGCAACGAGACACGCCTCACCGAACGAAGGGCCCCGCTCACCCCCCAGGACGCCGGACGGCTCGTCCGGCAGGGCGTACGACTCACCGTGGAGGACTCCGACCACCGCGTCTTCCCCCTCGCCGCGTACGTGGACGCCGGCTGCCGCGCCGCACCCGCCGGATCCTGGGCGGACGGGGCCGCACCCGAGTCCGCGTACGTCCTGGGCCTCAAGGAACTCCCGCCGACACCCGAGCTGTTGCACCACCGACACGTGTACTTCGGGCACGCGTACAAGGGCCAGGCCGAGGCCCCGGCGCTGCTGGAGCGGTTCGCGGCGGGCGGCGGGACCCTGCTCGACCTGGAGTACCTGGCCGACGCCCAGGGCCGCAGGCTCGCCGCCTTCGGGTACTGGGCGGGCTACGTGGGCGCGGCGCTGGCCGTGCTCCAGGCGCGGGGGCTGCTCGAAGGCCCGCTGACACCGATGCCCCGGGCCGAACTCGACCGCCGATTACGCGCCTCGCGAGCCGTTCCCCCACCCGACGGGGTACAGCTGCGGTCCATCGTGATCGGAGGGTACGGGCGCAGCGGGCGCGGCGCCTGCGACGCCCTGGTCACCGCCGGCGTACGGGTCACCCGGTGGGACCGCACCGACACCGCCCACCTGGACCGCGCCGCCCTGCTCGGCTGCGACGTCCTGGTCAACGCGGTGCTCACCACCCGACCCGTACCGCCCTTCCTCACCTCCGCCGACCTGGACGGCGGGCCCGGCCGTGACGGGCGACGCCTCTCGGTGATCGCCGACATCACCTGCGACACGGGTTCGCCGCTGCACCTGCTGCCCGTCTACGACCGGCTCACCGACTGGACGACCCCGGCCCGCCGGCTGGTCGACGGCCTGCGACCGCTCGACGTCATCGCCATCGACAACCTGCCGTCCCTCCTCCCGGCCGAAGCCGCCCGGGCGTTCTCGGCGGACCTGCTGCCCAAACTGCTGGCCCTGGGGACCGGTACCCCGGACCCCGATTGGCTGCGCTGCCGGGAGGCCTTCACCGAGGCCATGACCACACTGCGACCGACCTTCGTCCGCGACGGCGACGAGCAACCCGCCGCATAGGCCCTGGACGGCCCGCCCCGGTCGGGGTCGGGGGTCGGGGGTCGGGCATCCGCCCCGGGCACGGAACCCGGGCCTCCCGGCCGCGGGTTCCGCGCCCCTCGCGCGCGAGGGCGGTTCCTACAGGGGCGGTTCCTACGGGGCGGGCGTCAGGTACATCCCGCTCTGGTCGCCCCCGGCGGTGTTCTTGCAACTGTCCCGGGACGTCGCCGGCCGGGCCGCGGCCAGGGCCAGGCAACGTCCGGCGGCCAGTTGCCCGAAGTGGTTCGGGTGCATGGACTCCTGGATCAGTCCCTGCGTCTCACTGCTGTCGATCCAGCGCGCCCACTCGCTCGTCCGTGCGGACGCGGCGGTCGTGGAGGTCACCTGCCTGCTGGCCTTCGCGCACACCTCGCGCCCCTGCATCATGTCCCGCAGGTCCAGGAACTGCACGCCCTTGGCGGCGGCCACCGCGCCCAACCGATCGGCGATCTGCGGCACCAGCGCGTCCCGCGCCCAGTCGGAGTCCCGGTTCCAGAAGGGGCAGCCGCCGGAGTTCAACCGGCTCCAGTCGCTCTGCGGGTACCGGTTCTCGGCGCCCCGCGGGATCGGCGAGGGGTAGGACTGCAGGACGACGCGGTACGAGGAGTCCGCGTACCCGGCGCCGCGCATCACCGCCCGGATCTCGTCGACGGACTTGCCCACCTTGGCCATCACCCCGTCCATCTTCCCGTCGACGGACTCCTGTTGGTCGTCGTGGCAGTAGGAGCCCCAGAGGACGAAGTCGAAGGCGCACTCCTCGATGATGTCGGCGAAGCCGAGATCGTTCCCGCCGATGGACAGCACGATCACCTTGACGTCGTGGCTCGCGGCCACGGCGGCGAGCTGATCGGCCTGCGGGGCCTCGCCCTTGAAGGACACCCCGCCGTTGGACGCCCGGAAGACGTTGTCCGACACCGCCCCGGAACACGCCAGGTTCACGGCCACGTCGGCGATCGGCCCGGCGCTGCGCACCTCGGCCGAGTCCGACCGGTGGCAGCCGCCGGCGGTGGCGCCGTACACCTTGGAGGGATCGTAGGAACTGCCGCTGATCCAGGCCCGGTCGGTGCCGTTGCGGCTGCCGCCGTTGGTCAGGCTGTTGCCCTTCCACCGGCCGGCCTCGCCGGAGATGTAGCTGTCGCCCAGGGAGACCACCGCGGTGGGCCCGTTGCCCGGGCTCGCCGCGGACGTTCCCGCCCCGCCGGTCACGATCGCGGCGGCGGTGAGGGGGAGGATCAGTGCGGCCCCGGCCAGTCGTCGCACACGACTGCCGGTCCGGCCCTTGCCGGTGTTGCGGAATCCGATCACTGCGGAACTCCTGCGGTCTGCCACGCCGGTGCCCGGAGGAACTCCGGTGCACGGCTGGGGAAGTGGGGATTACCGCCGGCGCCGGTGGCATCGGAAAGGTGACACGGCGCCGCATGTTACCGCTAGGTACGCGCAGATCACGATGAGGTAACGCCCGATCGTTCGGTCGGTCCACGCGTCTCGCGTCCCGGGCTCGCCCGACCTGATTCCGCCGCCCGGCGCGGCGCGGTCGCGGGGCGGATGACGTGAAAAGGCCCCGCCCCCAAGCCCTTGGGGCGGCGGGGGCGGGGCTTCGTACTCGGCTGCTGTGCGTTTCAGCCGAAGACGCGGGTGGGTCAGCCGGTGAGCTGGTCGTACGCGGGGAGGGTGAGGAAGTCCGCGTAATCGGCGTCGAGGGAGACCTGGAGCAGGAGGTCGTGGGCCTGCTGCCACTTGCCGGAGGTGAAGGCCTCCTCGCCGACCTCGGCGCGGATGGCGGCCAGTTCCTCGGTCGCGATCTTGCGGGTCAGGTCGGCCGTGGCCGTCTCGCCGTTCTCGAAGACGACCCCGGCGTTGATCCACTGCCAGATCTGCGAGCGGGAGATCTCGGCGGTGGCCGCGTCCTCCATCAGGCCGAAGATGCCGACGGCGCCCAGGCCGCGCAGCCACGCCTCGATGTAACGGATGCCGACCTGGACGGCGTTGCGCAGGCCCTCGTAGGTCGGCTTGGCGTCCAGCGAGTCGATGGCGATCAGCTCGCCCGCGGCCACCGAGACGTCCTCGCGCAGCCGGTCCTTCTGGTTGGGCTTGTCGCCGAGCACCGCGTC
This region of Streptomyces sp. NBC_00513 genomic DNA includes:
- a CDS encoding nucleobase:cation symporter-2 family protein — its product is MAATPRFRKDAVAVPEETHPVDETLPPLKMFTSGLQHVAAMYAGVVAPPMIVGPAVGLSATETAFLMGASLFTAGLATLLQTLGFWKIGAKLPFVNGVSFAGVTPMIAIGKGEGVDAIPVIFGAIIVAGLLGFLAAPYFGKLVRFFPPVVTGTVITLIGVSLLPVAFNWSQGGNSTASDYGSMQNIGMAALTLAIVLVMRKFLRGFLQQISILLGLVVGTLIAIPLHMTNFDAIRDADIVGFPTPFHFGAPQFQVAAIISMCIVMLVCMTESTADILALGKIVGRPADAKTIEGGLRADTLGSAVSPLFNGFMCSAFAQNIGLVAMTKVRSRFVVAAGGGILILLGLCPVAASVIGVVPLPVLGGAGIVLFGSVAASGIQTLAGAAMEKGENALIVAASVGIGLIPIAAPGFYHAFPKDLLVVLDSGISTGCVVAILLNLAFNHLGAKKKDEAAQATSEPAFVH
- a CDS encoding GDSL-type esterase/lipase family protein, producing the protein MIGFRNTGKGRTGSRVRRLAGAALILPLTAAAIVTGGAGTSAASPGNGPTAVVSLGDSYISGEAGRWKGNSLTNGGSRNGTDRAWISGSSYDPSKVYGATAGGCHRSDSAEVRSAGPIADVAVNLACSGAVSDNVFRASNGGVSFKGEAPQADQLAAVAASHDVKVIVLSIGGNDLGFADIIEECAFDFVLWGSYCHDDQQESVDGKMDGVMAKVGKSVDEIRAVMRGAGYADSSYRVVLQSYPSPIPRGAENRYPQSDWSRLNSGGCPFWNRDSDWARDALVPQIADRLGAVAAAKGVQFLDLRDMMQGREVCAKASRQVTSTTAASARTSEWARWIDSSETQGLIQESMHPNHFGQLAAGRCLALAAARPATSRDSCKNTAGGDQSGMYLTPAP
- a CDS encoding Lrp/AsnC family transcriptional regulator, producing the protein MHAAISAVDDTDRALVHALQLAPRASWERLGPVLGARPDTLARRWERMTGAGEAWISGLGLRTGNQSPCMAWVEVTCAAGTAPAVGAALVGDPHTLGVQHTTGARDLLAFVAVPNLHTLYRYLSFRVQRIPGVGATRSSMVTAVHSAPDRWRLDQLSPLQIDQLTGRTRRSTSSAALAGPAPSSMTEEDRPLVLALASDARRSVASLARETGMSESTVRRRLGRLEAGQGLRYSCAMASGVSGWPVSATLWAEVPEHEVADCAAAAIGLRETRTCMSVSGPWNFMISARLRTIAELAHYTSDLSRRLPAMRVTDSAVALHVRKSEAQELDQEGRRVRTVLPDIWTEPTRAA
- a CDS encoding saccharopine dehydrogenase, producing the protein MADVPQLWMRNETRLTERRAPLTPQDAGRLVRQGVRLTVEDSDHRVFPLAAYVDAGCRAAPAGSWADGAAPESAYVLGLKELPPTPELLHHRHVYFGHAYKGQAEAPALLERFAAGGGTLLDLEYLADAQGRRLAAFGYWAGYVGAALAVLQARGLLEGPLTPMPRAELDRRLRASRAVPPPDGVQLRSIVIGGYGRSGRGACDALVTAGVRVTRWDRTDTAHLDRAALLGCDVLVNAVLTTRPVPPFLTSADLDGGPGRDGRRLSVIADITCDTGSPLHLLPVYDRLTDWTTPARRLVDGLRPLDVIAIDNLPSLLPAEAARAFSADLLPKLLALGTGTPDPDWLRCREAFTEAMTTLRPTFVRDGDEQPAA